A genomic window from Candidatus Saccharibacteria bacterium includes:
- a CDS encoding DUF87 domain-containing protein, with amino-acid sequence MARKPSEQDLAAQQRAREEAEVAAEFQKGITTLRDLIAPASIEFKTGHFMLGTRWCKTFYVYGYPRALYTGWLSQMINLDEVLDISMFIYPVDTQIVMNNLRKKVTQLQANMQLNSEHGKVRDPGLEAAYQDAEELRDQLQMGAEKFYRFGLYFTIYAGSQDELEFVTHKVETIFGQQMVLTKVASAQQEQGLNSTVPQFIDDLKIRRNMNTGAISTSFPFTSADLTQDNGILYGVNMHNNGLVIFDRYSLENANMVVFAKSGAGKSFTVKLEALRTMMMGADIIIIDPENEYQKLCEAVGGSYIHLSLNSDTRVNPFDLPQVTDSDDGETSDALRANLVTLHGLLRLMLGSGQVAASGDIVNVLSPSEEADLDQALIDTYARVGITSDPLTHNSPPPVMADLYDTLAHMGGNGPQLAQRLRQYTTGTFAGIFSQQSNVAIDNRMVVFNIRDLEDELRPIAMYITLSHIWNKVRTDQRKRMLIVDEAWQLMKYPDSANFMFSLAKRARKYYLGLTTITQDVEDFMGSEMGRAIVANASMQILLKQSPSAVDVLGQVFKLTDEELKRLSSFPVGQGLFFAGQSHVHIQIIASATETDLITTNPRAAQNNS; translated from the coding sequence ATGGCCAGGAAACCATCTGAACAAGATCTAGCAGCTCAACAGCGAGCCCGTGAAGAAGCCGAGGTCGCAGCCGAGTTTCAAAAAGGCATCACCACGCTGCGCGATCTAATCGCGCCGGCCAGCATCGAGTTCAAAACTGGTCATTTCATGCTGGGGACGCGCTGGTGCAAGACGTTCTATGTCTACGGCTATCCGCGGGCGCTCTATACCGGCTGGTTGTCGCAAATGATCAACCTCGATGAGGTGCTCGATATTTCGATGTTTATTTATCCAGTGGATACCCAGATTGTGATGAACAACTTGCGCAAAAAGGTAACCCAGCTCCAGGCAAATATGCAGCTCAATTCGGAACATGGCAAAGTGCGTGACCCGGGTCTCGAGGCGGCTTACCAGGACGCCGAGGAACTACGCGATCAGCTGCAGATGGGCGCCGAGAAATTCTATCGCTTTGGGCTGTATTTTACGATTTACGCTGGTTCGCAGGACGAGCTCGAGTTTGTGACGCACAAGGTCGAAACAATCTTTGGCCAACAAATGGTGCTGACCAAGGTGGCTAGCGCCCAACAGGAACAAGGCCTCAATTCGACGGTACCACAATTTATCGACGACCTAAAGATTCGCCGCAATATGAATACCGGCGCGATTTCGACGAGCTTTCCATTCACGAGCGCCGATCTGACCCAGGACAACGGTATTTTGTATGGCGTCAATATGCATAATAATGGTCTGGTGATCTTTGACAGGTATAGTCTCGAAAATGCCAATATGGTGGTGTTTGCTAAATCTGGCGCCGGTAAGTCATTCACTGTCAAACTCGAAGCCCTGCGTACGATGATGATGGGTGCGGATATTATTATCATCGACCCGGAAAACGAGTATCAGAAACTCTGCGAGGCGGTCGGTGGATCATATATTCATCTCAGCCTCAATAGCGATACGCGGGTGAATCCGTTTGATTTGCCGCAGGTGACAGATAGCGACGATGGTGAGACGAGCGATGCCTTGCGCGCTAACCTAGTGACGCTCCACGGTTTGCTACGCCTCATGCTCGGCTCGGGGCAGGTAGCGGCGAGTGGCGATATTGTGAACGTGTTATCGCCCTCCGAGGAGGCTGATCTCGACCAGGCGCTGATTGATACCTATGCTCGTGTCGGCATTACGTCGGATCCCTTGACGCATAATTCGCCACCACCCGTCATGGCGGATCTCTATGATACGTTGGCGCACATGGGTGGCAATGGTCCGCAGCTGGCGCAGCGGCTGCGACAATATACGACGGGAACTTTCGCTGGTATCTTTAGCCAACAGTCGAACGTGGCAATTGATAACCGCATGGTGGTGTTCAATATTCGTGATCTCGAGGACGAGCTGCGACCGATCGCGATGTATATTACGCTCAGTCATATCTGGAACAAGGTTCGTACCGACCAGCGTAAACGCATGCTGATCGTCGACGAAGCCTGGCAGCTCATGAAATATCCTGATTCGGCAAACTTTATGTTCTCGCTCGCCAAACGGGCTCGCAAATATTACCTGGGTCTCACGACGATCACCCAGGATGTCGAAGACTTTATGGGTTCCGAGATGGGCCGAGCCATTGTAGCCAATGCCTCGATGCAGATTTTGTTGAAACAATCGCCGTCGGCGGTTGATGTCCTAGGCCAAGTCTTCAAACTAACAGACGAGGAACTGAAACGCCTGTCGAGTTTCCCGGTAGGGCAGGGATTATTCTTTGCTGGCCAGAGTCATGTACACATTCAGATTATTGCCTCGGCAACTGAAACAGATCTCATCACGACCAATCCGCGTGCTGCTCAAAATAATAGCTAA
- a CDS encoding PrgI family protein, which yields MAEHKVPQDVEAEDKLLGPFSFRQFLYLLVALGAGALAYFIGTVAIPLALIPLPIAILFLVLALPLRKDQPMETYLAAMIHFYFAPNRRVWDADGQEALIEITNPRIDDGPQVKDIGGAEAAQRLSFLAEVSDTQGWSTRGILGVPSNTTNLSDDFATAAVDAPDILDDAGTLGRDFEDKLASSEQRRRAEMMAKMANDVPLTPQPAQSYVHEYQSPMTPVNQPVSAPQPAPIPEVDEAALAAALRQSSQASQLSYRQPTVQPLNTVAAVPVQPAQPAQAIQPAPVPAPTPTPVLQPAPQTVSNPAPIVQMLAETPTAPAPIETKPEPKPELITPTEPISPVTDQPEPATIEDVSAIESTDSVFTSPPSRAESEAVIDHEVDTGGDEIEVKLH from the coding sequence ATGGCAGAACATAAAGTACCCCAAGACGTTGAAGCCGAAGACAAGCTGCTCGGTCCATTTTCATTCCGCCAGTTTTTATACTTATTAGTCGCGCTCGGAGCTGGCGCGCTAGCCTATTTTATCGGGACGGTCGCTATACCTCTAGCGTTGATACCATTGCCGATCGCAATTCTCTTTCTCGTGCTAGCTCTGCCGCTACGCAAGGACCAGCCGATGGAAACCTATCTCGCTGCTATGATCCATTTCTATTTTGCACCAAATCGCCGAGTGTGGGACGCCGATGGCCAAGAGGCGTTGATCGAGATTACTAACCCACGCATTGATGATGGACCACAGGTAAAGGACATTGGTGGTGCCGAGGCGGCACAGCGACTATCATTCCTAGCCGAAGTGTCAGATACTCAAGGGTGGTCAACGCGTGGAATTTTGGGTGTACCGTCTAATACGACAAATTTGTCGGATGATTTTGCGACGGCCGCTGTCGACGCTCCGGATATATTGGATGATGCTGGCACCTTGGGGCGTGATTTTGAGGATAAATTAGCTTCGTCCGAGCAGCGTCGGCGAGCTGAAATGATGGCAAAGATGGCAAATGATGTCCCTCTCACCCCGCAACCGGCACAGAGCTATGTCCATGAGTATCAATCTCCTATGACGCCAGTAAATCAACCTGTTTCTGCGCCTCAACCCGCACCAATCCCGGAGGTTGACGAAGCGGCTCTAGCGGCGGCGCTGCGTCAGTCGAGCCAAGCTAGTCAGCTATCGTATCGTCAGCCAACGGTTCAACCGCTCAATACCGTCGCTGCTGTTCCTGTTCAGCCGGCGCAGCCTGCTCAAGCCATTCAGCCAGCGCCAGTACCTGCACCTACCCCTACACCTGTATTACAACCAGCGCCTCAAACTGTATCTAACCCCGCACCAATTGTTCAAATGCTAGCTGAAACACCGACTGCCCCAGCTCCTATCGAGACCAAACCAGAACCAAAGCCAGAACTGATCACTCCAACTGAACCGATTTCGCCTGTGACAGACCAGCCAGAACCTGCTACAATAGAAGACGTTAGCGCAATCGAATCAACCGACAGTGTCTTTACCTCGCCGCCTAGCCGTGCGGAAAGTGAAGCGGTGATTGATCACGAAGTCGATACTGGCGGGGATGAGATTGAGGTAAAATTACACTAA
- a CDS encoding Hsp20/alpha crystallin family protein, with translation MARDKQDDLLLDDELAAAFLTEDEPEMAPVVATSTTTTTTTTEEEYDAVPGQLAVDVYETEDRLVVKARTAGVNKSDLDVSIADGVLTISGTLSSGDDTAATQWHIQECYWGEFSRTLVLPTAVKEDEVEAVLKDGVLTVSFGKVKQEQAKKIQIQ, from the coding sequence ATGGCGCGGGATAAACAAGATGACTTATTACTAGACGATGAGCTAGCTGCTGCTTTTTTGACAGAAGATGAACCAGAAATGGCTCCAGTTGTAGCTACTAGCACAACTACGACAACTACGACAACCGAGGAAGAATACGACGCAGTGCCAGGGCAATTGGCAGTTGATGTCTATGAGACCGAGGATCGTCTGGTAGTCAAGGCTCGTACTGCCGGTGTGAACAAGAGCGACCTCGATGTCAGTATTGCTGACGGCGTACTGACAATTAGCGGTACTCTGAGCAGTGGCGATGACACCGCTGCAACACAGTGGCACATTCAGGAATGCTACTGGGGCGAGTTTAGCCGTACTTTGGTTCTACCAACCGCTGTCAAAGAAGACGAGGTTGAGGCTGTGCTAAAGGATGGTGTCTTGACGGTTTCCTTTGGCAAGGTCAAACAAGAGCAAGCCAAAAAGATCCAGATTCAATAA
- a CDS encoding ComF family protein has translation MAHPWLHCVQCLGLIDRISRQNQGNLCHTCRRHTPFDKAFVVGERADTLERLVGNFKYLSRRDSATAMASLLSSVMPDSIPDDIQIVFVPSSPKNIRERGFDHMKLVASQLAKQRQLAISPVIERLSNQAQHSASRAKRLKQARLTFGLNNTSVPEQVLLIDDIYTTGATVQTIAELLRQAGTKTIWLAIVARQRH, from the coding sequence ATGGCTCATCCGTGGCTCCATTGCGTGCAGTGCCTAGGCCTAATTGACCGAATATCACGGCAAAATCAGGGTAACCTCTGTCATACCTGTAGGCGACATACGCCTTTTGATAAAGCATTCGTGGTTGGCGAACGAGCTGATACCCTAGAGCGTCTGGTTGGTAATTTCAAGTATTTGTCGCGACGTGATAGCGCGACGGCGATGGCTAGCCTGTTATCATCTGTTATGCCCGATAGTATACCCGACGATATACAGATCGTCTTTGTGCCGTCCTCTCCAAAAAATATTCGTGAGCGCGGCTTTGATCATATGAAATTGGTGGCGAGTCAACTAGCGAAACAGCGTCAGCTAGCGATTAGTCCCGTCATCGAGCGTCTCAGCAACCAGGCACAACATAGCGCTAGTCGCGCCAAACGCCTCAAACAAGCGCGTCTGACCTTTGGCCTAAACAATACATCCGTCCCGGAACAGGTTTTGCTAATTGACGATATTTACACGACCGGCGCCACTGTTCAAACCATCGCTGAATTATTGCGTCAGGCTGGAACAAAAACCATCTGGCTAGCCATCGTAGCTCGACAGAGACACTAA